A window of Desulfobulbus oralis genomic DNA:
GCTGCAAAAAAGCCCTCGAAGAAGCAGAACAGGCCCAGCGCCCCCGCGTCCACCACGCCTGCCTGCCGCATTGCCGGCAGCATGTGGGCGGTGGCGCGCACCGCTCCTGCCAGCCTGTCCAGAATATCGGGGATGCTCTGTTCCGGACTACAGGCCGCAAGCCCGGACATGACATCCAGCATGGTGCCGTCCTGGGGCGCGAGCACGGCCCCGCGGGCCAGCCGGCTGCCCGCAGCACAGGCGGCAAGCAGCGCCTCCGGCCCGGCATCCTCTGCAAGCGCCAGAAGCGGCGGAAAAAAGGCCACGGCGATATTGCCCGAATTGCCGGTAGCGCCCTGTTGCAGGAGACTGCGGCACAGTGCGGCCGGACTTGTCGCATCGTGCAGCGGAGCCAGGGAAAGACGCAGATTCACCCCGGTGTCACCGTCTGCCACCGGAAACACATTGATGCGGTCCAGGAGTCCGGCCCGCGCCGCCAGGCGTTCGTAGGCAGCCGCAAAGGCCTGGCGCAGAGCAATCATCTTTCGGCAAACAGGGCCAGCATGGCCTCGCGGTCATACTTGCCGTTGGCCCGCATGGGCAGAGCCCCCAGCACGCGGATGAGCCGGGGCAGCGCATAGGGTTCGAGCCGGCGGGCCAGGGCCTGCCGCAGCGCCTCCGGCGAGGCCGTACCCGCAACCGCCGCGACAATGCGGTTTTCCCGGCTGCCGCTTTCCGGCAGCGCCGCCACAAAGGCGTCCTGCACCCCGGCCTGGGCCAGCAGCAGCCTCTTGACAGCGTCCATATCCACACGCTGGCCGCCCACCTTGACCACCATGTCCGCCCGGCCCAGCATCCTAAACTGCGGCCCGGAGGTGGGCTGAATGCGGTCTGCGGTGTGAAACCAGCCGGCCTCGTCGCGGGGCAGTTCGGGCGAGAGGAAGGCGGAACGCACCATGAGGCGCTCGTCGGCCCCGGCCTGCCAGTCCAGCCCCGGCAGCATGGTGAATTCCCTTTCGCCGCGAAAGCGGTTTCGGGTGGCCAGACCGCCGGTTTCCGTGGAGCCGAAGACTTCGATGATGCCCAGCCGGTTGGCCTGAGCAAAGGCCAGCGCGTCGCGCTCATCCAGCATGCCGGCCGAGGAAAAGGCCAGGCGGAGCGCGCAGGGCGCCAGTCTTTTGTCGCTGGCCGCAAGGGCGTGATAGTGGGCCGGCACGCTGATGAAAACCGTGGCGGCCGTCTCCTCTACGGTCTTGGCCATTTCTTCGGGGAAGACGGGCGTGTGGGCGCAGACCGAGGCCCCGCTGACCAGGGGCAGCACCACGCCGTAGAGCAGGCCGTAAATATGGCAGACCGGCACGGTGGCCAGAATACGGTCACCGGCCCCTATGCCGTAGTGCGCGGCAATGAAGAAGCCCTCGCCCAGAAGATTTTCCGCAGTCTTGCTCCAGATCCGGGGCGAGCCGGTGCTGCCGCCGGTGAACAGGCCCAGTATGCTGCCCTGCGCCGGATTCTGGGGCAGCGGCGGGGCGGATGCGGGCAGGCTGTCCAGGGCAAGCGGCTCCATGCCAGCGGGCAAAGGCCTGCCCGCTTCGGCCAGGGCAAGCCGGCAGCCGGCAGCCTCGTGCAGACTGGAAAGCGCGGGCAGGGACAGGGCATAGGGCAAAAGCAGGGTCGGCCCGCCCGCCAAGGCCGCCAGAATGGCGGCCGCGCACAGGGCCCGGTCCTCGCTGGCCAGACACAGCCCCTTGTGTTCTCCGCGCCGGGCCTGAAAATGCGCATGCAGCCGGGCAGCCAGCCGGTGCAAGTCGCCATGGCTCATGCCGCCCTGCAGAAAGGGCCGCGCAGCATCGGCCGGCCCGGCCAGCAGGGCGCGGCACCGCTCTCCCCCAGTCCCACTCATGCCGTCTCCCCTCTGC
This region includes:
- a CDS encoding class I adenylate-forming enzyme family protein, with amino-acid sequence MSGTGGERCRALLAGPADAARPFLQGGMSHGDLHRLAARLHAHFQARRGEHKGLCLASEDRALCAAAILAALAGGPTLLLPYALSLPALSSLHEAAGCRLALAEAGRPLPAGMEPLALDSLPASAPPLPQNPAQGSILGLFTGGSTGSPRIWSKTAENLLGEGFFIAAHYGIGAGDRILATVPVCHIYGLLYGVVLPLVSGASVCAHTPVFPEEMAKTVEETAATVFISVPAHYHALAASDKRLAPCALRLAFSSAGMLDERDALAFAQANRLGIIEVFGSTETGGLATRNRFRGEREFTMLPGLDWQAGADERLMVRSAFLSPELPRDEAGWFHTADRIQPTSGPQFRMLGRADMVVKVGGQRVDMDAVKRLLLAQAGVQDAFVAALPESGSRENRIVAAVAGTASPEALRQALARRLEPYALPRLIRVLGALPMRANGKYDREAMLALFAER